The Linepithema humile isolate Giens D197 chromosome 2, Lhum_UNIL_v1.0, whole genome shotgun sequence genome has a segment encoding these proteins:
- the LOC136997730 gene encoding uncharacterized protein has product MMENREMREFLQNHPMIEIEPLNPRDAFYGGRTGNIVTRYEITDTEKIRYVDVCSLYPYVLKTGVFPIGHPTVYVAEECSTLIGIGPCYNFDSVEGLVRCRVLPPSDLFHPVLPYRVRGKLLFALCRSCCETFSHEECTHEPSEREFEGTWVSLELRKAIDEGYLVTRVCEIWQYTTARYDPDTQQGGLFTEYINTFLKLKQEASGWPSECEDDVSKEQYLRDYEKTEGVVLDKQNIAKNPGLRSVAKLCLNSFWGKFGQRSNLPNTEIVKTQQRLASLLTSPQHEIIEILPVNEEVMYVSWRLREELDVPSPLTNVVIAAFTTAQARLVLYEYLDKLNRRVLYYDTDSCIYVSSGVSDEYEVRKGNFLGDMTDELESYGRGSYIEAFVSGGPKFYAYVVRTAEGQTREVCKVKGITLNFENSRLVNFNSIRELLLRKEREGQEKEEEGTESATVESRSINLCFRAIRRTAFHEIITRDEVKACTPVLLKRRFLDSRCSVPYGYLSER; this is encoded by the coding sequence ATGATGGAAAATAGGGAAATGcgtgaatttttacaaaatcacCCGATGATAGAAATTGAGCCGCTCAACCCGCGCGATGCGTTCTACGGTGGACGTACGGGGAACATCGTGACGCGGTACGAGATTACGGATACGGAGAAGATACGTTACGTGGATGTGTGTTCTCTGTACCCGTACGTACTGAAGACCGGAGTTTTCCCGATCGGACATCCCACGGTGTACGTCGCGGAGGAATGCTCGACTCTAATTGGCATAGGACCgtgttacaattttgattCCGTCGAAGGTCTCGTGCGTTGCAGGGTACTCCCTCCGAGTGATCTCTTTCACCCCGTATTACCCTATCGCGTGCGTGGAAAGCTACTATTCGCGTTGTGTCGCAGTTGTTGCGAAACATTTTCACACGAAGAATGTACCCACGAGCCGTCCGAGCGAGAATTCGAGGGTACGTGGGTATCGCTTGAATTGCGCAAAGCCATCGACGAAGGTTATCTCGTAACGAGGGTTTGTGAGATTTGGCAATACACCACAGCTCGCTACGATCCCGATACACAGCAGGGTGGATTATTCACGgaatatataaacacatttttaaaattgaaacaagaaGCCAGCGGATGGCCGAGCGAGTGTGAGGATGACGTATCTAAAGAACAATATCTTCGCGACTACGAGAAAACCGAGGGTGTCGTTCTCGATAAGCAAAACATCGCGAAAAATCCTGGTTTGCGCTCGGTCGCGAAGCtatgtttaaattctttttggggGAAATTTGGTCAACGATCCAACCTGCCGAATACCGAGATCGTAAAAACTCAACAGCGTTTAGCGAGTTTACTCACGAGTCCTCAGCATGagataatcgaaatattaCCCGTAAACGAGGAAGTGATGTATGTTTCGTGGCGACTGCGAGAAGAGCTGGACGTACCCTCGCCTCTTACTAACGTAGTTATAGCGGCTTTCACGACGGCACAGGCGCGTCTTGTATTATacgaatatttagataaattgaatcgtcgcgttttatattacgatacCGACTCGTGTATTTACGTGAGCAGCGGTGTCTCCGATGAATACGAAGTGCGTAAAGGTAATTTCCTAGGCGATATGACGGACGAACTCGAGAGCTATGGTCGCGGTAGCTATATCGAGGCGTTTGTATCGGGTGGTCCGAAATTTTACGCATACGTGGTTCGCACAGCGGAAGGGCAAACGCGAGAAGTTTGCAAAGTAAAGGGCATAACtctaaatttcgaaaactcacgcttagttaattttaatagtattagggaattattattacgtaaagAGCGAGAAGGTcaagagaaggaggaggaagggACGGAGTCGGCAACGGTAGAATCGCGTTCGATAAATCTATGTTTCAGAGCAATTCGACGTACAGCCTTTCACGAAATAATAACACGCGACGAAGTGAAAGCTTGCACACCCGTGTTGCTAAAACGTAGATTTCTCGACAGTCGTTGTTCCGTCCCTTATGGATATTTATCCGAACGCTAA